One Tomitella gaofuii DNA segment encodes these proteins:
- a CDS encoding alpha/beta hydrolase yields the protein MPAFTLPPRLVETALRPVYRTILNDRMPLAGQRRLLDFASVVQPVVRGVRRDAMDLGGRPAERFTAVPPAGGGTAPADTAAVLYLHGGGFVTGSPRTHRPLTARLARDTGAAVYSLDYRLAPEHPYPAAVDDAEAAFADLARQYGDDTASIAVAGDSAGGGIAAALTRRLLDRGDRPAALVLIAPAVDPGADPAMMTEDAVLRRGWIRFACDAYRGAAPAGDPGFAPLHADTRGFPPTYVQVGAREMLHDHAARYVRSLRENGVDVTFDVSPVLWHVAQLQSGLVRQAAESVDAIAAFLRDRLPV from the coding sequence GTGCCCGCGTTCACGCTGCCGCCGCGCCTGGTCGAAACCGCGCTGCGGCCCGTCTACCGGACGATCCTCAACGACCGCATGCCGCTGGCCGGGCAGCGCCGCCTGCTCGATTTCGCATCCGTCGTGCAGCCGGTGGTCCGCGGCGTGCGCCGCGACGCGATGGACCTCGGAGGCCGTCCGGCGGAACGGTTCACCGCAGTCCCTCCGGCCGGCGGCGGCACAGCCCCGGCCGACACCGCCGCCGTGCTTTACCTGCACGGCGGCGGCTTCGTCACCGGATCACCGCGGACGCACCGTCCGCTCACCGCACGGCTGGCACGGGACACCGGTGCCGCCGTTTACTCCCTCGACTACCGCCTGGCACCGGAGCACCCGTACCCGGCGGCGGTCGACGACGCCGAGGCCGCGTTCGCCGACCTGGCACGGCAGTACGGCGACGACACGGCGTCCATCGCGGTGGCCGGGGACTCGGCCGGCGGAGGCATAGCCGCGGCACTCACGCGCCGACTACTGGACCGGGGCGATCGCCCCGCCGCGCTCGTGCTCATCGCACCCGCGGTGGACCCCGGGGCCGACCCGGCGATGATGACGGAGGACGCCGTGCTGCGACGCGGTTGGATACGTTTCGCCTGCGACGCCTACCGCGGCGCGGCACCGGCGGGCGACCCGGGGTTCGCTCCCCTGCACGCCGACACCCGCGGATTCCCGCCCACCTACGTGCAGGTGGGCGCCCGGGAGATGCTGCACGACCATGCCGCGCGGTATGTCAGGTCGCTGCGGGAGAACGGGGTCGACGTCACCTTCGACGTCTCGCCCGTCCTGTGGCATGTGGCCCAGTTGCAGTCGGGCCTGGTCCGTCAGGCCGCCGAATCGGTGGACGCGATCGCCGCGTTCCTCCGCGACCGGCTTCCTGTCTGA
- a CDS encoding SDR family NAD(P)-dependent oxidoreductase: protein MTDISGKVAVVTGAGSGIGRALALQLAKGGARLALSDMDTLGLTETVRQAEQLGADVHSAPLDVTQREAVIDYAAAVDEHFGTVNLVFNNAGIAFTGEVEISEFKDIERVMDVDFWGVVNGTKAFLPYLIASGDGHIVNTSSLFGLLAVPGQSAYNAAKFAVRGFTEALRQEMLSAGRPVRVTCVHPGGIKTAIARNSTTADGYQQRDFAQFFDRYLAHTSPEAAARRILKGVDADRGRVLIGLDARALDLFVRVTGPGYQRVVSAVTGLLMPKPQGSASSPEAR from the coding sequence ATGACCGACATCTCAGGCAAAGTGGCAGTGGTCACCGGCGCGGGCTCCGGCATCGGGCGGGCACTCGCACTCCAGCTGGCGAAGGGCGGTGCGCGGCTCGCGCTGTCCGACATGGACACCCTGGGCCTGACCGAAACCGTCCGGCAGGCCGAGCAACTCGGCGCGGACGTCCACTCGGCTCCTCTCGACGTCACCCAGCGTGAGGCCGTCATCGACTACGCCGCGGCGGTCGACGAGCACTTCGGCACCGTCAACCTGGTGTTCAACAATGCGGGAATCGCCTTCACCGGCGAGGTGGAGATCTCCGAGTTCAAAGACATTGAGCGCGTCATGGACGTGGACTTCTGGGGTGTCGTCAACGGCACCAAGGCGTTCCTGCCTTATCTCATCGCGTCCGGCGACGGGCACATCGTCAACACATCGAGCCTTTTCGGGCTCCTCGCCGTCCCCGGCCAGAGCGCCTACAACGCGGCCAAGTTCGCGGTGCGCGGGTTCACCGAAGCACTGCGCCAGGAAATGCTTTCCGCCGGCAGACCCGTCCGGGTCACCTGCGTGCATCCCGGGGGCATCAAGACCGCGATCGCCCGCAACAGCACGACGGCGGACGGCTACCAGCAGCGCGATTTCGCCCAGTTCTTCGACCGCTACCTGGCCCACACCAGCCCCGAAGCCGCCGCGCGCCGCATCCTCAAGGGCGTCGACGCGGACCGCGGACGCGTCCTCATCGGCCTCGACGCCCGCGCCCTGGACCTGTTCGTCCGGGTCACGGGGCCCGGCTACCAACGCGTCGTCTCCGCGGTCACGGGGCTGCTGATGCCCAAACCGCAGGGGTCCGCCTCCTCGCCCGAGGCCCGCTGA
- a CDS encoding flavin-containing monooxygenase, translating into MTTATNGRADRSAVPRHVRTLIIGSGFSGLGAAIKLDQAGQGDFLVLERGLEVGGTWRDNTYPGAACDVPSQLYSYSFALNPDWSRSFSRQEEIQAYIRSVAERSGVLGRHRFGVEVLGADWDGDAARWRVQTTEGDYTADAVIAAVGALCEPALPDIKGISGFRGELFHSSQWNHDADLTGKRVAIIGTGASAIQIVPSIAADVAHLDVYQRTAPWVMPRADRRYSPAERFAFRHVPGFQRLARAGVYAMRETQVVGLARMPALLKPLQLAAQLHLRRGIKDRALRRKVTPDFTIGCKRMLISNDYYPALDRDDVDVVTDPIREVTAHSIITADGTERPVDALIVATGFHVTDSPTFEVIRGRSGDSLAQTWRRIGMQAYKGTTVAGFPNMFFMVGPNTGLGHSSMVYMIESQINYVVDAVATMHRRGLATVEVRGDVQDHFNRKLQEQLAPSVWMTGGCASWYLDSHGNNTTLWPGFTFDFRRSTRRFDLDAYHLTTRPTGRDRAGANLEESAS; encoded by the coding sequence ATGACCACAGCGACCAACGGCCGCGCGGACCGATCCGCCGTGCCTCGGCACGTCCGCACGCTCATCATCGGCAGCGGATTCTCCGGGCTCGGCGCCGCCATCAAGCTCGACCAGGCGGGACAGGGGGACTTCCTCGTCCTCGAGCGGGGGCTCGAGGTGGGCGGCACCTGGCGGGACAACACCTACCCGGGGGCCGCCTGCGACGTGCCGTCGCAGCTGTACTCGTACTCGTTCGCGCTCAACCCGGACTGGTCGCGCTCGTTCTCGCGCCAGGAAGAGATCCAGGCCTACATCCGCTCGGTCGCGGAGCGCTCCGGCGTGCTCGGCCGGCACCGGTTCGGCGTCGAAGTTCTCGGCGCGGATTGGGACGGCGACGCCGCGCGCTGGCGTGTGCAGACCACCGAAGGCGACTACACGGCGGACGCCGTCATCGCAGCGGTCGGTGCACTGTGCGAACCCGCACTCCCGGACATCAAGGGGATCTCCGGATTCCGGGGAGAGCTCTTCCATTCGTCGCAGTGGAACCACGACGCGGACCTCACCGGCAAGCGCGTGGCGATCATCGGCACCGGCGCATCGGCCATCCAGATCGTGCCGTCGATCGCCGCCGACGTCGCGCACCTGGACGTCTACCAGCGCACCGCACCCTGGGTCATGCCGCGCGCGGACCGTCGCTACTCCCCCGCCGAACGGTTCGCCTTCCGGCACGTCCCCGGATTCCAGCGGCTGGCCCGCGCCGGGGTCTACGCCATGCGCGAAACCCAGGTGGTGGGCCTCGCACGCATGCCCGCGCTGCTCAAGCCGCTGCAACTCGCGGCGCAGCTGCATCTGCGCCGCGGCATCAAGGACCGCGCGCTGCGCCGGAAGGTCACGCCGGACTTCACGATCGGCTGCAAGCGCATGCTCATCTCCAATGACTACTACCCCGCCCTCGACCGGGACGACGTCGACGTGGTCACCGATCCCATCAGGGAGGTCACCGCCCACTCGATCATCACCGCGGACGGCACGGAGCGCCCCGTGGACGCGCTGATCGTGGCCACCGGATTCCACGTCACCGACTCGCCCACCTTCGAGGTGATCCGCGGCCGTTCCGGCGACTCGCTGGCGCAGACGTGGCGGCGCATCGGCATGCAGGCCTACAAGGGCACCACGGTGGCCGGCTTCCCCAACATGTTCTTCATGGTGGGCCCCAATACCGGCCTCGGCCACAGCTCGATGGTCTACATGATCGAATCGCAGATCAACTACGTCGTCGACGCGGTGGCCACGATGCACCGGCGCGGCCTCGCGACGGTGGAGGTGCGCGGCGACGTGCAGGACCACTTCAACCGCAAGCTCCAGGAACAGCTGGCCCCGTCGGTGTGGATGACGGGCGGCTGCGCCAGCTGGTACCTGGACAGCCACGGCAACAACACCACCCTGTGGCCCGGATTCACCTTCGATTTCCGCCGCAGCACCAGGCGCTTCGATCTGGACGCCTACCACCTGACCACCCGACCGACCGGCCGCGACCGCGCCGGCGCGAACCTCGAGGAGAGCGCATCATGA
- a CDS encoding TetR/AcrR family transcriptional regulator has protein sequence MAAVEEKRTRLSPQARRRQLVTLGVEMLSGRSIDTVSVEELAEKAGVSRGLIFHYFGSKQGYLLAVVRHLSEEMIAFTDPDPSLPPLEQLSASLAAYLDYVTENRDGYVSLLRGSTSNDPEMRAVFEYTRGVLTQRVLERVPQIGVEVTPRVELAARGWVAFVEETVISWLREPGVSREELLGLLNWALPAVAMRPEQALALLAASDV, from the coding sequence ATGGCTGCCGTGGAAGAGAAGCGCACCAGACTCAGCCCGCAGGCCCGCCGCCGCCAGCTTGTGACCCTCGGCGTCGAGATGCTCAGCGGCCGGTCCATCGACACGGTGTCGGTCGAGGAGCTCGCGGAGAAGGCGGGCGTGTCGCGCGGGCTGATCTTCCACTACTTCGGTTCCAAGCAGGGGTACCTGCTGGCGGTGGTCCGGCACCTGAGCGAGGAGATGATCGCGTTCACCGATCCGGACCCGTCGCTGCCCCCGCTCGAGCAGCTCAGCGCGTCGCTGGCGGCATATCTGGACTACGTCACAGAGAACCGGGACGGGTATGTGTCGCTGCTGCGGGGGAGCACGAGCAACGATCCGGAGATGCGCGCCGTATTCGAGTACACCCGGGGCGTGCTCACACAGCGTGTCCTCGAGCGGGTTCCGCAGATCGGTGTCGAGGTGACGCCGCGTGTGGAGCTGGCGGCGCGCGGGTGGGTGGCGTTCGTCGAGGAGACGGTGATCAGCTGGCTGCGCGAGCCCGGAGTCTCCCGTGAGGAGCTGCTGGGATTGCTCAACTGGGCGCTGCCGGCGGTGGCCATGCGCCCGGAGCAGGCGCTGGCGCTGCTCGCAGCCTCCGATGTGTGA
- a CDS encoding multifunctional oxoglutarate decarboxylase/oxoglutarate dehydrogenase thiamine pyrophosphate-binding subunit/dihydrolipoyllysine-residue succinyltransferase subunit, whose protein sequence is MTSSSTSQFGQNQWLVEEMYQRFQEDPSSVDASWHDFLADYQPGAGENGRSPGHAPAATTSTTAPTAGQRTAEPAATPAPARKEPAQAAPAKPAPAQKPPAGQNAAAPQAGPSSSKPAPATSAPAAKAAPAKADSGDGTESKVLRGPAAAVARNMTSSLSIPTATSVRAIPAKLMIDNRVVANNHLQRTRGGKVSFTHILGYALVRAIASFPGMNRHFAEVDGKPHIVTPEHVNLGLAIDLPGKDGNRSLVVAAIKNCETMSFSRFWNAYEDIVRRARDGKLTIADFSGVTISLTNPGTIGTVHSVPRLMQGQGAIIGVGAMEYPAEFQGSSDERLAEVGVGKLLTLTSTYDHRIIQGAESGDFLRRIHTLLLSDEFWDELFTDLRVPYEPVRWRQDIAEGVIDKNTRVLELIAAYRNRGHLMADTDPLRLDPARFHSHPDLDVLSHHLTLWDLDREFNVGGFAGHDRMKLRDVLGVLRNAYCRTMGIEYTHILDPEQREWLQHRIEVPHTKPAVAEQKYILSKLNAAEAFETFLQTKYVGQKRFSLEGAETVIPMMDAVIDQAAEFALDEVVIGMPHRGRLNVLANIVGKPYKQIFTEFEGNMNPKASHGSGDVKYHLGSSGTYIQMFGDNDITVSLTANPSHLEAVDPVLEGLVRAKQDLLDKGQDGFTVLPMLLHGDAAFAGQGVVAETLNLAQLRGYRTGGTVHIIVNNQVGFTTAPEYSRSSEYCTDVAKMIDAPIFHVNGDDPEACVRVAKLAVDFRQRFGKDVVIDMICYRRRGHNEGDDPSMTQPQMYDVIDSKRSVRKSYTEALIGRGDISLDEAEAALRDYQGQLERVFNEVRELEKYTAEPSPSVLEDQTLRTSLVTAIDPTLVQRIGDAHLGFPEAFTVHPRVKPVLERRHKMSREGGVDWAFAELLAFGSLVYEGRLVRLSGQDSRRGTFSQRHSVLIDRQDEAEYTPLSNLGGDKGGKFLAYDSALTEFAGLGFEYGYSVGNPDALVLWEAQFGDFVNGAQSIIDEFISSGEAKWGQRSNVIMLLPHGHEGQGPDHTSGRIERFLQLCAEGSMTVAVPSTPANYFHLLRRHAYDGIHRPLVVFTPKSMLRNKAAVSPVSDFTDNKFRSVMQDPHFATGGGDRNAVTKVLLVSGKLYYELAAKRDKENITDTAIVRLEQLYPLPRRRIREALEAYPNATEVRWVQEEPGNQGAWPTIGLALPDLLPDLLGNLQRISRRPMSAPSSGSSKVHAVEQHEVIEAAFA, encoded by the coding sequence GTGACCAGCAGCTCGACGTCGCAGTTCGGCCAAAACCAGTGGTTGGTCGAGGAGATGTACCAGCGCTTCCAGGAGGACCCCTCCTCCGTGGACGCCAGTTGGCATGATTTCCTCGCCGATTACCAGCCCGGTGCCGGTGAGAACGGCCGCTCCCCCGGGCACGCGCCCGCCGCGACGACGTCCACCACCGCGCCCACCGCCGGCCAGCGCACCGCGGAGCCCGCCGCCACTCCTGCACCGGCCCGGAAGGAACCCGCCCAGGCCGCACCCGCCAAGCCCGCGCCCGCTCAGAAGCCCCCCGCCGGACAGAACGCCGCCGCCCCCCAGGCCGGCCCATCCTCCTCGAAGCCCGCGCCCGCCACGTCGGCGCCCGCCGCCAAGGCCGCCCCGGCCAAGGCGGACTCCGGCGACGGAACCGAGAGCAAGGTCCTACGCGGCCCTGCAGCCGCCGTCGCCAGGAACATGACCTCCTCCCTGTCGATCCCCACGGCGACGTCGGTGCGCGCGATCCCCGCCAAGCTGATGATCGACAACCGGGTGGTGGCGAACAACCACCTGCAGCGCACCCGCGGCGGCAAGGTGTCGTTCACGCACATCCTCGGCTACGCGCTCGTCCGCGCCATCGCCAGCTTCCCGGGGATGAACCGCCACTTCGCCGAGGTCGACGGCAAGCCCCACATCGTCACCCCCGAACACGTCAACCTTGGCCTGGCCATCGACCTGCCCGGCAAGGACGGCAACCGTTCCCTCGTGGTGGCGGCCATCAAGAATTGCGAGACGATGAGCTTCTCGCGCTTCTGGAACGCCTACGAGGACATCGTCCGCCGCGCCCGCGACGGCAAGCTCACGATCGCCGACTTCAGCGGCGTGACGATCTCGCTGACCAATCCGGGCACCATCGGCACCGTGCACTCGGTGCCGCGCCTCATGCAGGGGCAGGGCGCCATCATCGGCGTCGGCGCCATGGAGTACCCCGCGGAGTTCCAGGGCTCCAGCGACGAACGGCTCGCCGAGGTGGGCGTCGGCAAACTGCTCACGCTCACCTCCACCTACGACCACCGCATCATCCAGGGCGCGGAGTCCGGCGACTTCCTGCGCCGCATCCACACGCTGCTGCTCTCCGACGAGTTCTGGGACGAGCTGTTCACCGACCTGCGGGTCCCGTACGAGCCGGTGCGCTGGCGGCAGGACATCGCCGAGGGCGTGATCGACAAGAACACGCGGGTGCTCGAGCTCATCGCGGCCTACCGCAACCGCGGCCACCTCATGGCCGACACCGATCCGCTGCGCCTGGACCCCGCACGGTTCCACAGCCACCCCGACCTCGACGTGCTGAGCCACCATCTCACGCTGTGGGACCTCGACCGCGAGTTCAACGTGGGCGGCTTCGCCGGACACGACAGGATGAAGCTGCGCGACGTGCTCGGCGTGCTGCGCAACGCGTACTGCCGCACCATGGGCATCGAGTACACCCACATCCTCGACCCGGAGCAGCGCGAGTGGCTGCAGCACCGCATAGAGGTGCCGCACACCAAGCCCGCGGTCGCCGAGCAGAAATACATCCTGAGCAAGCTCAACGCCGCCGAGGCGTTCGAGACCTTCCTGCAGACCAAGTACGTCGGCCAGAAGAGGTTCTCGCTCGAGGGCGCGGAGACGGTGATCCCCATGATGGACGCCGTCATCGACCAGGCCGCCGAGTTCGCGTTGGACGAAGTCGTCATCGGTATGCCGCACCGCGGCCGCCTCAACGTGCTCGCCAATATCGTCGGCAAGCCGTACAAGCAGATCTTCACCGAGTTCGAAGGCAACATGAACCCGAAGGCCTCCCACGGCTCGGGTGACGTGAAGTACCACCTCGGCTCGTCCGGCACGTACATCCAGATGTTCGGCGACAACGACATCACCGTGTCGCTCACCGCCAACCCGTCGCACCTCGAGGCCGTCGACCCGGTCCTGGAGGGCCTGGTGCGCGCCAAGCAGGACCTGCTGGACAAGGGCCAGGACGGCTTCACCGTGCTGCCCATGCTGCTGCACGGCGACGCGGCCTTCGCCGGCCAGGGCGTCGTCGCGGAGACGCTCAACCTCGCCCAGCTGCGCGGCTACCGCACCGGCGGCACCGTGCACATCATCGTCAACAACCAGGTGGGCTTCACCACCGCGCCGGAGTACTCGCGCTCGTCCGAGTACTGCACCGACGTCGCGAAGATGATCGATGCGCCGATCTTTCACGTCAACGGCGACGATCCGGAGGCCTGCGTGCGGGTCGCCAAGCTCGCCGTCGACTTCCGGCAGCGGTTCGGCAAGGACGTCGTCATCGACATGATCTGCTACCGGCGCCGCGGGCACAACGAGGGCGACGACCCGTCGATGACCCAGCCGCAGATGTACGACGTCATCGACAGCAAGCGCAGCGTCCGCAAGAGCTACACCGAGGCGCTCATCGGCCGCGGCGACATCTCGCTGGACGAGGCCGAGGCCGCGCTGCGCGACTACCAGGGCCAGCTGGAGCGGGTCTTCAACGAGGTGCGCGAACTCGAGAAGTACACCGCCGAGCCCAGCCCCTCGGTCCTCGAGGACCAGACGCTGCGCACCAGCCTGGTGACCGCCATCGACCCGACGCTCGTCCAGCGCATCGGCGACGCCCACCTGGGCTTCCCCGAAGCGTTCACCGTGCACCCGCGCGTCAAGCCCGTGCTCGAGCGCCGGCACAAGATGTCGCGTGAGGGCGGCGTCGACTGGGCCTTCGCCGAGCTCCTCGCCTTCGGTTCGCTGGTCTACGAGGGCCGCCTGGTGCGGCTGTCCGGCCAGGACTCGCGGCGCGGCACCTTCAGCCAGCGCCATTCCGTGCTCATCGACCGTCAGGACGAAGCCGAATACACTCCGCTGTCCAACCTGGGCGGCGACAAGGGCGGCAAGTTCCTCGCCTACGATTCGGCGCTCACGGAGTTCGCGGGACTCGGCTTCGAGTACGGGTACTCCGTCGGCAACCCCGATGCGCTGGTGCTGTGGGAGGCGCAGTTCGGCGACTTCGTCAACGGCGCCCAGTCGATCATCGACGAGTTCATCTCGTCCGGCGAGGCCAAGTGGGGGCAGCGGTCCAACGTGATCATGCTGCTGCCGCACGGGCACGAGGGCCAGGGGCCCGACCACACCTCCGGGCGTATCGAACGGTTCCTGCAGCTGTGCGCCGAGGGCTCGATGACCGTGGCCGTGCCGTCGACCCCGGCCAACTACTTCCACCTGCTGCGGCGGCACGCCTACGACGGCATCCACCGGCCCCTGGTGGTGTTCACGCCCAAGTCGATGCTGCGCAACAAGGCCGCGGTCAGCCCGGTCTCGGACTTCACCGACAACAAGTTCCGTTCGGTGATGCAGGACCCGCACTTCGCGACCGGCGGAGGCGACCGCAACGCGGTGACCAAGGTCCTCCTGGTCAGCGGAAAGCTCTACTACGAGCTGGCGGCCAAGCGTGACAAGGAGAACATCACCGACACGGCGATCGTCCGGCTCGAGCAGCTGTACCCGCTGCCGCGGCGCCGCATCCGGGAGGCGCTGGAGGCCTACCCCAATGCCACCGAGGTCCGGTGGGTGCAGGAGGAGCCCGGCAACCAGGGCGCCTGGCCGACGATCGGGCTCGCACTGCCGGACCTGCTTCCGGACCTGCTCGGCAACCTCCAGCGGATCTCGCGGCGCCCCATGTCGGCCCCGTCCTCCGGGTCCAGCAAGGTGCACGCCGTGGAGCAGCACGAGGTGATCGAGGCGGCGTTCGCCTAG